The genomic window TGGCCTGCCGTGCCCCCTCCTTGACCTTGGGCTTGGCATGGAACGCGATGCCCAGCCCCGCGAGATTGAGCATGGGCAGATCGTTGGCTCCGTCGCCCACGGCAATGACCTGTTGCAGGGAAATTCCCTCCAAGTCGGCAATGGACTGAAGCAGCTCGGCCTTTTTCTCGGCGTCCACTATATCGCCCAAAGCCCTGCCCGTAAGCTTGCCGTCCTTGATTTCCAATTCGTTGGCGTAGACGTAATCAATGCCGAACCGTTTTTTCAGGATGTCGCCAAAATAGGTAAATCCGCCGGACAGGATGGCGATCTTGTAGCCCACGTTCTTGAGATTGGAGATAAGCTTTTCCGCGCCCTCGGACATGGGCAGCCGGTCAGCCACCCGCTGGAGCACGGACTCGTCCAGTCCTTCGAGCAATGAGAGCCTCTTCCTCAGGGACTGCTTGAAATCCAATTCGCCGCGCATGGCGGCTTCGGTGATGGCAGCCACCTGTTCACCCACGCCCGCCTCTTTGGCCAGTTCGTCGATGACCTCGGCCTGGATCAGGGTGGAATCCATGTCAAAGGCGACAAGCCGACGGTTGCGACGGAAAATGTTGTCTTCCTGAAAGGCGATATCCACCATCAATTCAGAAGAAATTCGCAGGAATTTCAAACGAATATCACCAACATCGCCGGGCGTGCCGCGCACGGTGAACTCCACGCAGCCGCGCGAACACTCGTAGTCGTTGCAATCAAGCGGCACCCGGCCGGACAGCCTATGGATGGTGTCGATATTCAATCCCGAATCCGCAACCACACGGGTGATGGCCGCCACCTGCTCTGCCGTGACAGAGCGGGACAACAAGGTGATTATGTAGCGGGGCTTGTTTGCGTCACCGACCCAAGAGGAGTATTTGTCCTCAGCCAGCGGATGCAGCCTCATGGTCACGCCCAGTTCATGCGCCTTGAAGAGCAGATCTTTCAGCACCGGCTGGGAATTGGCAGGCAGCCGAATGAGGATGCCGAGGGTGAGAAAATTGTGAATGACCACCTGACCGATGTCGAGCACGTCCACGTCGTATCCTGCCAACACGTCGGACAGCTCTGCCGTCAAACCTGGCCGGTCACTGCCGGTCACATGCACCAAAATAATTTTTTCCATAAATAACTCCCGTAAAAGTCACGCGGACTTTCTCATATATCGTGACGACAGTAAACCGATGCCGACACCCATAGAGTCATGACAAGGGGCAGAAAAGAACACCCCCGGCGCAGATATCCTGCACGGGGGGTGTTCCATTCTTACTACGGGAAAAACCGGACCGTAATCACGATCGATTATTTCTTGGCCTTGGCCTCACGAATGTAAGCCGTGCCGTCGGTCAGGGAACGAGTATGACGCTGCAGAACCAGCTCCACCTCACGCTTCTTCTCGGCAGAAAAAGCGATGTATTCAACTCCGTTATTTTCAATAACCAGTTCGAACATCATAAACCTCCGTTACGCTCCGGTAGCATCGGAGCCGGTCTTGGCTACAGGGGGCTCCTTTGTGGAGGACACACTTGTCGGGCCACCAAAATTCGCAGATACAACTTTGGGCTTGATGGCGGGCGCCTCGTCCCTTGGCATGGTAATGGAACCTTCGACCACGGCCCCCTTTTCCACCACCAGCACCGGGGCGTTCAAACTGCCCTTGAGCACGCTCGTCTTCTCGAACACGGCACTTTCCTTGACGAACACGTCGCCACGGATTTCACCACAGGAGGACAGCTGCCCCACTCGCACAGTGCCTTCTATGAAGGCCTTGCGACCCAATATCAAAACACCGTCAGTGGAAATTTCGCCTTCAAAATGACCGTCGATACGAACCGTGCCGACGAAATCAAGCTTTCCTCTGTATTCGGTGCCCACGCCAAGAAAGGCGTTAAGTTCTGAGCTTTCTTTAGACTTCTTATTTGAAAATAAACCCATTATTTGCTCCTTTCTCATTGAGAAGACAGGGCATACCGTCTTCATATTCCGGCCATAACAGCAGAGCAGGATTTCCCTATACCCTCAGCGGACAGCAAAGGCCACTTTTTTTTCCATGGTGTCCTCCTGCCGCCTCGAACGGATTACACCAGCCTTATCCTCGTTTTTACTGAACTTCTAATTGTCCCCGCCCTCACAAGATTGTACATTAACAAAAAAGAAGATACGATACACAAGCCTTAATCCAGACATCAAAGGGATGCACAGTGTTCATACACCGGGAAAAGGGAAGACCATGACCACCAAAAGCGACCAGAATATCAAGTCCTACTTCAAGGGCCAATCCATATACAAAGAAGGCCAGAAGGGCACCGTTGCCTACATGATTCGCAAGGGGTCCGTGACCTTGTATCGATCCGCCAACGGCAAGCGAATAGTGCTCGACAAACTGGAACGCGGCGAGATCTTCGGCGAAATGAGCGTGTTGAGCAAAGTCGACCGCACCGAAAGCGCCGAAGCCGCGGAATTCTGCGACCTGATGCTCCTGACCGAGCAGGTCATCCAGGCCATGATCGAGCGCTGCCCGAAAACCATCCAACACCTGACCAAACTCCTTATAAAACGGGTACGCAAGGCAGGCGACATCAACCCCAACAAAACGCACAAGAATTCCTTCCTGAGCATCTGCCGCATCCTTGAAATGGCCCACCGCTGCCATATCTCCATGCAGACAGCCGAGGCCAAACGCATACCCAACCACAAAATGGGCATCGCCATTCCCGACTTGTCCAAACAGATAAAGAATATCCTGCTCGTGACCCAACTCGAGATCGACAGCGCTCTGGATCAACTGGCGGCCCTCAAGCTGGTCACCCTGACATCCCATGGACCGGGCAAGGCCTTTGCCGAGCGCTACGTCAAGGTGAACGACCTGGAGACCTTTTTCCAAGTGGCTTCCAACCTGCACAAGGAGCTGTCCAAGTCCAACGCCCTGGAACCGGAATTGGAATACATCGACATCCATGACCTGGCCGCGGAAGTGGAAGCCCAGACCGATGTCTTGTACAAGAAAATGGCCAACATGGAGATCCCGGAGACCCTCTTCTTCTTCCACAAGGGGGCCGCCCTGACCTGGGCCAAAGACCAGGAAGAGGACTTTTTCAAGCGGGTCAAACGCAAGAAAAAGAAAATCTCCGACCTTGAAGACGTCAACGACATCGTGTTCGTCGACAACGCCACGTGCAAGGAAGCCTTTGCCAAACTCGGGTATTACAAACTCGGCGTGCTGCTCTCGGTTGCGGACGGCGAATCCCGCGAAAAGATCCTCGGCAACCTGTCCAAGAAGATCGCCCAGATCGTCCAGGACGAGGCCAAGGAGCGCGGCCCGGCCAATCCGGCTGAAGCCGAGGACGTATCCGACGAACTCATTGAACTGATCAAAATTTCGAAAGGGGTGGCCGTCTAGTGAATATCGCAACCATTTTCGGCATCATCGCGGGCATCTTCGTTCTTTGTGCCGCCACCATCTCCGCCACGGATTCGGTCCAGGTCTTCCTGAACGGACCGGGCCTGGCCATCGTGCTGGGCGGCACCATCGCAGCCACCTTCATCTGCTACCCCCTGCGGGAGGTCATGCGCGTCATGGGGCTGTTCATGTCCGCCTTCAAGGCCGAAGAACTGCCCATCGGCGACTACATCAAGGATATCGTGGAGCTGTCCAGGACCGCTTCCTCCAAGGGCGAAGAGCACCTGGAAAAATCCCTCAAGAAAATGGAAAACGAATTCCTGCGCGACGGGTTGCAGATGCTGGTGGACGGCTACTCGAAAAAGGAACTCGGAGAGATTCTCAACAACCGCATCCAGCAATACCACGAGCAGGAGTTCAACGCCGCAGGCATATACCGGACCATGGCCTCCCTGTCCCCGGCCTTTGGCATCATCGGCACGCTCATCGGACTGATCGCCATGATGCAGACCATGGGCGACGACGTGACCCGCATCGGTCCGGCCATGGCCACGGCCCTGACCACCACCCTGTACGGAGCCCTGTTCGCCAACATGATCTATACCCCCATCGCCACCAAGGTGGAACGGCGCATCGAGGAACGCACCATCCTCATGTGCGTCATCCGCGACGGCATCCTGTTCATCAAGGACAAGACACCCGCGCCCATCATCATGGACAAGCTCAAGGGGTATCTGCCGCCGAGCAAATGGTCCTCCATCACCACCGGAAAGTAGACAGTCATGCAGATTCCCGGCAACTTCATACCCAAGCGGAAACGGCCTGTCCCGGACGGCGGCTGGCGCCTGACCCTGGCCGACATGATGACGCTGATCCTCTGCTTTTTCGTGGTCATGCTCTCCGTGTCCAAGGTCGATCCCAACCGCTATGAAGCCATGTCCGGCGTCCTGGCCGAGGCCATGAAAGGCAAGGCTGCGCCGAGCAACCGCCCGGACCAGCAGCCCATGAGCCAGGAAGAAAAAAAATCAAAGAACCTGTTCGAACTGGAACTGGAGCTGGCCAAACTCATCGGCCGCGAATCCAGGGCAGTCAATCTCAAGCTGCGCCCTGACGCGGTGGCCATCAACCTCAAGGGCGGAGTGTTCTTCCCCCTGGGCAGTGCGGACCTGACCCCGGAGGCGGTCGACATCCTGAACAAACTGGCCCGCCCCCTGACCGACGCCCACTATAAACTGACCGTCGAAGGGCATTCCGACAATCTGCCCATCAAGTCGTCCCAGTTCCCGTCCAATTGGGAACTGTCCAGCGCCCGCGCCTCCTCAGTGGCCCGCTTTTTCATCGCCCAGGGCTTCCCCAAGAACGACATCCAGGTCATGGGGCTGGCCGACACCCGCCCCCTTGCCCCGAACACGGACAAGGCGGGCAACAGCATCCCTGACAACCAGTCCATGAATCGCCGGGTCGTCATCCTGGTCCGCCCGGCAAGCTAATCCAGCCGTTTGCCCATGCTGAGGCGATCTTCAACGGCGAACCCGTTGGCTTCATAGAATTTTCGCACTGCCTCGTTGGTCTTCAGGATCTGGAGGTTGACCTTGAAGCAGCCGAGCTTTGCCAACGCCCGCTGCGCATGATCGAGCAGCATGGAACCTATGCCCTGTTTGCGCTGGTCCGGGTGAACGGCCAAAGAATATATCCATCCCCGATGGCCGTCGTACCCGGCCATGACCGTGCCGACCACCGCATCTCCATCCAAAGCCACGAAAAAGAGGTCGTCATGGTCTGTTTTCCTGTCGATGACGAATTCCGGGGCATTGTAGGAGGCTGAATATCCGAAAACCGTCTGCCACAGTTCGACGACCTGCTGCCGATGGGTGGCGTTTCCAAAGGTACGTATGGTAATTTCGTGAAGCGGCATGGATGCAGTATGCCCTACCCCACGGCGTCATGTCCAACCGGCCCCTTGACGGAGCACACCGCCTCACCTAGAAGGATTTCATGAAACGAAGCCAAATCAATGCCCTCATCAGTGATGCCAAGGAATTCTATGCCTCCTTCAAGTTCGCACTGCCGCCCTGGGCCTTCTGGGGGCCTGACGACTGGAAGGGAAAGGGCGACTCCGAGGTCGTGAAGAATCAGCTCGGATGGGACCTGACCGACTACGGCGCAGGCGATTTCGAACAGCGCGGCCTGATCCTGTTCACCATCCGCAACGGCAACCTGGCCGCCGGACACCCGAAGAAATACGCGGAAAAGATCATGATCATCCGAGAGAACCAGATCTGCCCCATGCACTTCCACTGGGCCAAGACCGAGGACATCATCAACCGGGGCGGCGGCAATCTGGTCATCGAACTGTACGGCTCCACCCCAGCAGAGGAACTCGGCACCGAGCCCATCACCGTCTCGGTGGACGGCTTTGCGCGCACCGTAAAACCCGGCGGCAAGGTCATCCTGACGCCCGGCGAATCCATCTTCCTGGAACAGGGCATGTACCACCGCTTCTACGGAGAACCGGGCAAGGGAAAGGTCCTGGTCGGCGAGGTGTCGTCGGTCAACGACGACAACACCGACAACAGGTTTCACCAGCCCCAGGCCAGGTTCCCCGAGATCGAGGAGGATGAAGCGCCGCTTCACCTTTTGTGCACGGATTATCCGAACTATATTTAGCTGAAAACACAGGCCGCTTGATGATTCAAGCGGCCTTTTTGTTATTCATAGCGCATTCGCGGTGATCATGTATTCGTCATGCCTATACGAGGTGTCGTTGCTTCTTTGATACGTAGCGCATTCGCGGTGGAGATGAACGCGTTCTCCATATGAAGAGTTGGAATTTATTTGAAACGTAGCGCATTCGCGGTGGAAGTTAGGCTCTATATCCTTTTGAAGTGTTGCGCTCTTACAGCGCCCTACTTTTGTCCGAGGCGACAAAAGTAGGCAAAAACGCCTTTTTCGCGCTGTGAGCCTGGCCCCGAAGCCAAGAGCCTGTAGGCGG from Pseudodesulfovibrio sp. S3 includes these protein-coding regions:
- a CDS encoding cyclic nucleotide-binding domain-containing protein; amino-acid sequence: MTTKSDQNIKSYFKGQSIYKEGQKGTVAYMIRKGSVTLYRSANGKRIVLDKLERGEIFGEMSVLSKVDRTESAEAAEFCDLMLLTEQVIQAMIERCPKTIQHLTKLLIKRVRKAGDINPNKTHKNSFLSICRILEMAHRCHISMQTAEAKRIPNHKMGIAIPDLSKQIKNILLVTQLEIDSALDQLAALKLVTLTSHGPGKAFAERYVKVNDLETFFQVASNLHKELSKSNALEPELEYIDIHDLAAEVEAQTDVLYKKMANMEIPETLFFFHKGAALTWAKDQEEDFFKRVKRKKKKISDLEDVNDIVFVDNATCKEAFAKLGYYKLGVLLSVADGESREKILGNLSKKIAQIVQDEAKERGPANPAEAEDVSDELIELIKISKGVAV
- a CDS encoding D-lyxose/D-mannose family sugar isomerase; translated protein: MKRSQINALISDAKEFYASFKFALPPWAFWGPDDWKGKGDSEVVKNQLGWDLTDYGAGDFEQRGLILFTIRNGNLAAGHPKKYAEKIMIIRENQICPMHFHWAKTEDIINRGGGNLVIELYGSTPAEELGTEPITVSVDGFARTVKPGGKVILTPGESIFLEQGMYHRFYGEPGKGKVLVGEVSSVNDDNTDNRFHQPQARFPEIEEDEAPLHLLCTDYPNYI
- a CDS encoding polymer-forming cytoskeletal protein, which codes for MGLFSNKKSKESSELNAFLGVGTEYRGKLDFVGTVRIDGHFEGEISTDGVLILGRKAFIEGTVRVGQLSSCGEIRGDVFVKESAVFEKTSVLKGSLNAPVLVVEKGAVVEGSITMPRDEAPAIKPKVVSANFGGPTSVSSTKEPPVAKTGSDATGA
- the serB gene encoding phosphoserine phosphatase SerB; translation: MEKIILVHVTGSDRPGLTAELSDVLAGYDVDVLDIGQVVIHNFLTLGILIRLPANSQPVLKDLLFKAHELGVTMRLHPLAEDKYSSWVGDANKPRYIITLLSRSVTAEQVAAITRVVADSGLNIDTIHRLSGRVPLDCNDYECSRGCVEFTVRGTPGDVGDIRLKFLRISSELMVDIAFQEDNIFRRNRRLVAFDMDSTLIQAEVIDELAKEAGVGEQVAAITEAAMRGELDFKQSLRKRLSLLEGLDESVLQRVADRLPMSEGAEKLISNLKNVGYKIAILSGGFTYFGDILKKRFGIDYVYANELEIKDGKLTGRALGDIVDAEKKAELLQSIADLEGISLQQVIAVGDGANDLPMLNLAGLGIAFHAKPKVKEGARQAISTLGLDAILYLIGVRDHEAL
- a CDS encoding flagellar motor protein MotB, with amino-acid sequence MQIPGNFIPKRKRPVPDGGWRLTLADMMTLILCFFVVMLSVSKVDPNRYEAMSGVLAEAMKGKAAPSNRPDQQPMSQEEKKSKNLFELELELAKLIGRESRAVNLKLRPDAVAINLKGGVFFPLGSADLTPEAVDILNKLARPLTDAHYKLTVEGHSDNLPIKSSQFPSNWELSSARASSVARFFIAQGFPKNDIQVMGLADTRPLAPNTDKAGNSIPDNQSMNRRVVILVRPAS
- a CDS encoding GNAT family acetyltransferase, with translation MPLHEITIRTFGNATHRQQVVELWQTVFGYSASYNAPEFVIDRKTDHDDLFFVALDGDAVVGTVMAGYDGHRGWIYSLAVHPDQRKQGIGSMLLDHAQRALAKLGCFKVNLQILKTNEAVRKFYEANGFAVEDRLSMGKRLD
- a CDS encoding MotA/TolQ/ExbB proton channel family protein, producing the protein MNIATIFGIIAGIFVLCAATISATDSVQVFLNGPGLAIVLGGTIAATFICYPLREVMRVMGLFMSAFKAEELPIGDYIKDIVELSRTASSKGEEHLEKSLKKMENEFLRDGLQMLVDGYSKKELGEILNNRIQQYHEQEFNAAGIYRTMASLSPAFGIIGTLIGLIAMMQTMGDDVTRIGPAMATALTTTLYGALFANMIYTPIATKVERRIEERTILMCVIRDGILFIKDKTPAPIIMDKLKGYLPPSKWSSITTGK